A region of Leclercia adecarboxylata DNA encodes the following proteins:
- the nirB gene encoding nitrite reductase large subunit NirB — translation MRLVIIGNGLAATRLIEALTDRAPGHFDITVIGEERAPAYNRIQLSPVLGGEKAAAATQLHDDAWYLVRGVTVLCGERVLGVECAARMLRTDKRLLGWDELVFATGSQPFVPPIPGSNLPHVFTFRTLDDVNAILATPGPAVILGGGVLGVEAAAALRLQCDNVTLVHRGSWLMEQQLDQHAGLLLEEALSARGIGCELNAGIAQITPERVVLSGGRTLAASRVVLATGVIPNITLAQTSGVPCGRGIRVDNQMRTAFEGISAIGECCEIDGQTWGLVAPCLAQAEILAARLAGDSVTPFTPTQNGMRLKVTGIELFSAGGVGAQQDDAVWTSWDPLTRHYRRLLVRNGTLAGVLLMGECRSAATLTDLLATSEPARADWLFDRFTTQPQVAGQNAMTKPTLVVVGHGMVGHHFLEDCVNRGLHQQYQIVVFGEERYAAYDRVHLSEYFAGRSADSLSMVAGVFFAENGIELRLSQQVVAIDRDARVIRTAGGHETHWDKLVLATGSYPFVPPVPGRDLPGCFVYRTLDDLDNIAARAKDSRTGVVIGGGLLGLEAANALKQLGLETHVVEFAPNLMAVQLDNDGAAMLRRKIEALGVGVHTSKATTEIAETEGGMVLRFADGSELATDMVVFSAGIRPQDALARECGLGLGERGGIIIDNQCRTSDADVFAIGECALWENKIFGLVAPGYQMARVACAALAGEENAFMGADMSTKLKLLGVDVASFGDAHGRTAGSQSYQWTHGPQQIYKKIVVSADNKTLLGGVLVGDASEYATLVQMMLNGISLPNDPETLILPAVAGSAPKALGVAALPESAQICSCHNVSKGDICQAVSNGATDIGAVKQCTKAATGCGGCSALVKQVMEFQLAAQGVEVKKDICEHFAYSRQEIYHLVRVNRIHTFEQLISRYGQGHGCEICKPLVGSVLASCWNEYLLKPAHLPLQDTNDRYFANIQKDGTYSIVPRMAAGEVTADGLIAIGQIAKRYQLYSKITGGQRIDLFGARLEQLPEIWQQLIDAGFETGHAYGKSLRTVKSCVGSTWCRYGVQDSTGLAVTLENRYKGLRAPHKIKMAVSGCTRECAEAQSKDVGVIATDKGWNLYLCGNGGMKPRHADLFASDLDDATLLRYVDRFLMFYIRTADRLQRTSTWRDNLEGGLEYLREVIIDDSLGIAGELEQEMQRVVDTYQCEWQTTLQDPGRLAQFRTLDAAPAPAKRWQDICNLDDIPEEAGIGARLGSQQIALFRFGKSIYALEDREPGGSASVLSRGILGDAGGEPVVISPLYKTRIRLRDGRLVDTGEVAVRAWPVKVDGNRVLVGSEELVMRAEAS, via the coding sequence ATGCGCCTGGTCATCATTGGAAACGGACTGGCGGCAACGCGGCTGATTGAGGCGTTGACCGACCGCGCCCCCGGGCACTTCGACATCACCGTCATCGGTGAAGAACGGGCGCCCGCCTATAACCGCATCCAGCTTTCGCCGGTGCTGGGGGGCGAGAAAGCGGCCGCGGCAACGCAGCTGCATGACGACGCCTGGTATCTGGTGCGCGGCGTCACGGTGCTATGCGGCGAACGGGTGCTGGGGGTGGAGTGCGCGGCGCGGATGTTGCGCACCGATAAACGCCTGCTGGGGTGGGATGAACTGGTCTTCGCCACCGGATCGCAGCCGTTCGTGCCGCCGATCCCCGGAAGCAATCTGCCCCACGTCTTTACCTTCCGCACCCTGGATGACGTGAACGCCATTCTGGCGACGCCCGGTCCGGCGGTGATTCTGGGAGGCGGCGTGCTCGGCGTGGAAGCAGCGGCGGCGTTACGCCTCCAGTGTGACAACGTCACGTTAGTGCATCGCGGCTCGTGGCTTATGGAGCAACAGCTGGATCAGCACGCCGGGCTGCTGCTGGAGGAGGCGCTCTCGGCGCGGGGTATCGGCTGCGAGCTTAACGCTGGTATTGCGCAGATAACCCCTGAGCGCGTCGTCCTCAGCGGCGGACGCACTCTGGCCGCCAGCCGGGTAGTGCTGGCCACGGGCGTCATACCCAACATCACCCTGGCGCAGACAAGCGGTGTGCCGTGCGGGCGCGGGATCCGGGTGGATAACCAGATGCGCACCGCGTTTGAGGGCATCAGCGCCATCGGCGAGTGCTGCGAAATCGACGGGCAGACGTGGGGGCTGGTGGCGCCCTGTCTGGCCCAGGCGGAGATCCTCGCCGCCCGTCTTGCAGGCGACAGCGTCACCCCCTTTACCCCGACGCAAAACGGCATGCGCCTGAAGGTCACCGGCATTGAGCTGTTCAGCGCCGGAGGGGTGGGCGCGCAACAGGATGACGCGGTGTGGACCAGCTGGGATCCGCTGACCCGCCATTACCGCCGCTTACTGGTTCGTAACGGCACGCTGGCAGGCGTGCTGCTGATGGGGGAGTGTCGCAGTGCGGCCACCCTCACCGATTTACTGGCAACGTCAGAACCCGCCCGGGCGGACTGGCTGTTCGATCGATTCACTACGCAGCCGCAGGTTGCAGGACAGAACGCTATGACAAAACCTACTCTGGTTGTGGTTGGACACGGTATGGTCGGCCACCATTTTCTTGAAGACTGCGTAAACCGCGGTCTGCATCAGCAGTATCAGATCGTGGTCTTCGGTGAAGAGCGCTATGCCGCCTACGATCGCGTCCATCTTTCAGAATACTTTGCCGGACGCAGCGCCGACTCGCTGTCGATGGTCGCCGGGGTTTTCTTTGCGGAAAATGGCATTGAGCTGCGCCTCTCTCAGCAGGTGGTGGCTATCGATCGCGACGCCCGGGTGATCCGCACGGCGGGCGGGCATGAGACCCACTGGGACAAACTGGTGCTCGCCACCGGGTCCTACCCGTTCGTGCCTCCGGTGCCAGGGCGCGACCTGCCGGGCTGCTTTGTTTACCGTACCCTGGACGATCTGGATAACATCGCCGCCCGCGCCAAAGATTCGCGCACCGGGGTAGTGATCGGCGGCGGGCTGCTGGGGCTGGAGGCGGCCAACGCCCTGAAACAGCTTGGGCTGGAGACCCACGTGGTGGAGTTTGCCCCCAACCTGATGGCGGTGCAGCTCGATAACGACGGGGCCGCCATGCTGCGGCGCAAAATCGAAGCGCTCGGTGTGGGCGTGCATACCAGCAAAGCGACAACGGAGATCGCCGAAACCGAAGGCGGAATGGTGCTGCGTTTCGCCGACGGCAGCGAACTGGCTACCGACATGGTGGTCTTCTCCGCCGGGATCCGCCCGCAGGATGCGCTGGCCCGCGAATGCGGTCTGGGGCTTGGCGAGCGCGGTGGGATCATTATCGACAACCAGTGCCGCACCTCGGATGCGGATGTGTTCGCCATTGGCGAATGCGCCCTCTGGGAGAACAAAATCTTCGGCCTGGTGGCCCCCGGCTACCAGATGGCGCGCGTCGCCTGTGCCGCGCTGGCAGGTGAAGAGAACGCCTTTATGGGGGCGGACATGAGCACCAAACTCAAGCTGCTGGGTGTGGACGTGGCCTCGTTTGGCGATGCCCATGGCCGCACGGCCGGATCGCAGAGCTACCAGTGGACCCACGGCCCGCAGCAGATCTACAAGAAGATCGTGGTCAGCGCCGATAACAAAACCCTGCTCGGCGGCGTGCTGGTGGGGGATGCCAGCGAATATGCCACCCTGGTGCAGATGATGCTTAACGGCATCAGCCTGCCCAACGATCCTGAAACCCTGATCTTACCTGCGGTAGCCGGCAGCGCCCCGAAAGCGCTGGGCGTGGCGGCCCTGCCGGAGAGCGCGCAGATCTGCTCCTGTCATAACGTCAGCAAGGGCGATATCTGCCAGGCGGTGAGCAACGGCGCGACCGACATCGGGGCGGTGAAGCAGTGCACCAAAGCGGCCACCGGCTGCGGCGGCTGTAGCGCGCTGGTGAAACAGGTGATGGAGTTCCAGCTGGCGGCCCAGGGCGTGGAGGTGAAAAAGGACATCTGCGAGCACTTCGCGTACTCCCGCCAGGAGATCTATCACCTGGTGCGCGTCAATCGCATCCACACCTTTGAGCAACTCATCAGCCGCTACGGTCAGGGTCACGGGTGTGAGATCTGCAAACCGCTGGTGGGCTCGGTGCTGGCCTCCTGCTGGAACGAATACCTGCTGAAACCGGCTCACCTGCCGCTGCAGGACACCAACGACCGCTACTTTGCCAACATCCAGAAAGACGGGACCTACTCCATTGTGCCGCGCATGGCTGCCGGGGAGGTGACCGCCGACGGGCTGATCGCCATCGGCCAGATCGCCAAACGCTATCAGCTGTACAGCAAAATTACCGGCGGGCAGCGTATCGACCTGTTTGGCGCCCGGCTGGAGCAGCTGCCGGAGATCTGGCAGCAGTTGATTGACGCCGGGTTTGAAACCGGCCACGCCTACGGCAAATCCCTGCGCACGGTGAAATCCTGCGTCGGCTCTACCTGGTGTCGCTACGGGGTGCAGGACTCCACCGGGCTGGCAGTGACGCTGGAGAACCGCTACAAGGGGCTGCGCGCCCCGCACAAAATCAAGATGGCGGTGTCGGGCTGCACCCGCGAGTGTGCCGAAGCCCAGAGCAAGGATGTGGGGGTGATCGCCACCGACAAGGGCTGGAACCTCTATCTCTGCGGCAACGGCGGCATGAAGCCACGCCATGCGGATCTGTTTGCCAGCGATCTCGATGACGCCACGCTCCTGCGCTACGTCGACCGCTTCCTGATGTTCTATATCCGCACCGCCGACCGCCTGCAGCGCACCAGCACCTGGCGGGATAACCTCGAAGGCGGGCTGGAGTATCTGCGCGAGGTGATCATCGACGACAGTCTGGGCATTGCCGGTGAGCTGGAACAGGAGATGCAGCGGGTGGTGGATACCTATCAGTGCGAATGGCAGACCACGCTGCAGGATCCGGGCCGTCTGGCGCAGTTCCGCACGCTCGACGCCGCCCCGGCACCAGCAAAACGCTGGCAGGATATCTGCAACCTGGACGACATCCCCGAGGAGGCCGGGATAGGCGCCCGTCTGGGTTCGCAGCAGATTGCGCTGTTCCGCTTCGGCAAGTCGATTTATGCCCTGGAAGACAGGGAGCCGGGCGGCAGCGCCAGCGTATTGTCGCGCGGCATTCTTGGGGATGCCGGCGGCGAGCCGGTGGTGATCTCCCCGCTGTATAAAACCCGGATCCGCCTGCGCGATGGACGCCTGGTCGACACCGGCGAAGTGGCGGTGCGCGCCTGGCCGGTGAAGGTGGATGGCAACCGCGTGCTGGTGGGCAGCGAAGAACTGGTGATGCGCGCGGAGGCCTCATGA
- a CDS encoding ABC transporter ATP-binding protein has protein sequence MKPLIQVQAVSQRFSTASGEFLALQNVSFDIHEGETISLIGHSGCGKSTLLNLIAGITLPTEGGLLCDNREIAGPGPERAVVFQNHSLLPWLTCFDNVALAVDQVFRRSMSKAERREWIEHNLERVQMGHAIHKRPGEISGGMKQRVGIARALAMKPKVLLMDEPFGALDALTRAHLQDSVMHIQQELNTTIVLITHDVDEAVLLSDRVLMMTNGPAATVGEILRVDLPRPRNRVQLAEESRYHHMRQQILHFLYEKQPKAA, from the coding sequence ATGAAACCATTAATTCAGGTCCAGGCCGTCAGCCAGCGTTTTTCCACTGCCAGCGGCGAGTTTCTGGCACTGCAGAACGTCTCTTTTGATATTCACGAAGGGGAGACCATCAGCCTGATTGGTCACTCCGGCTGCGGCAAATCCACGCTGCTTAACCTGATCGCGGGCATCACGTTGCCAACCGAAGGCGGGCTTCTCTGCGATAACCGCGAGATCGCCGGGCCGGGGCCGGAGCGGGCGGTGGTGTTTCAGAACCACTCCCTGCTGCCGTGGCTGACCTGCTTCGACAACGTGGCGCTGGCGGTGGATCAGGTGTTCCGCCGCAGCATGAGCAAAGCGGAACGCCGGGAGTGGATCGAACATAACCTCGAGCGGGTGCAGATGGGGCACGCCATCCACAAGCGCCCGGGGGAGATCTCTGGCGGCATGAAGCAGCGGGTGGGCATTGCCCGCGCCCTGGCGATGAAGCCAAAAGTGCTGCTGATGGATGAGCCGTTTGGCGCCCTCGACGCCCTGACCCGCGCCCATCTGCAGGATTCGGTGATGCACATCCAGCAGGAGCTGAACACCACCATCGTGCTGATCACCCACGACGTGGACGAGGCGGTACTGCTCTCGGACCGGGTGCTGATGATGACCAACGGTCCGGCGGCGACGGTGGGCGAGATCCTGCGCGTCGATCTGCCGCGGCCGCGTAACCGGGTGCAGCTGGCGGAAGAGAGCCGCTATCACCATATGCGCCAGCAGATCCTCCACTTCCTCTACGAAAAACAGCCGAAAGCGGCCTGA
- the ntrB gene encoding nitrate ABC transporter permease, translated as MKKVNTKAAPAEPVSGEVIALPPVQVRRRTPAFARRINDLLQRLIPALLGLGLLVIAWQLAAINSKGFPTPLSTLDSALTLFADPFYRDGPNDMGVGWNVLASLQRVAIGFGLAAIVGIPLGFMIGRFTFMSRMFTPLIALLRPVSPLAWLPIGLLLFQKAEPASSWTIFICSIWPMVINTAEGVRRIPEDYLNVARVLQLSEWTVMRRILFPAVLPAVLTGVRLSIGIAWLVIVAAEMLTGGLGIGFWIWNEWNNLNVENILIAIVIIGVVGLLLEQGLMLIARRFSWQEK; from the coding sequence ATGAAAAAAGTTAACACCAAAGCCGCACCCGCCGAGCCGGTCAGCGGTGAAGTGATCGCTCTCCCGCCGGTGCAGGTGCGCCGTCGCACCCCGGCGTTTGCCCGGCGGATTAACGACCTGCTGCAACGCCTGATCCCGGCGCTGCTCGGCCTGGGGCTGCTGGTGATTGCCTGGCAGCTGGCGGCCATCAACAGCAAAGGCTTCCCAACGCCGCTCAGCACGCTGGATTCTGCTCTCACCCTGTTTGCCGATCCCTTCTATCGCGACGGGCCAAACGACATGGGGGTGGGCTGGAACGTGCTGGCCTCGCTGCAGCGTGTTGCCATCGGCTTTGGTCTGGCGGCCATCGTGGGCATTCCGCTGGGCTTTATGATTGGCCGCTTCACCTTTATGTCCCGCATGTTCACCCCGCTGATTGCCCTGCTGCGCCCGGTCAGCCCGCTGGCCTGGCTGCCCATTGGCCTGCTGCTGTTCCAGAAGGCGGAGCCCGCCTCCAGCTGGACCATTTTTATCTGCTCGATCTGGCCGATGGTCATCAACACCGCCGAAGGGGTGCGCCGCATCCCGGAGGATTACCTCAACGTCGCCCGGGTGCTGCAACTGTCTGAGTGGACGGTGATGCGCCGCATTCTCTTCCCGGCCGTGCTGCCCGCGGTGCTGACCGGGGTGCGGCTCTCCATCGGCATCGCCTGGCTGGTGATTGTCGCCGCCGAGATGCTTACCGGGGGCCTGGGTATCGGCTTCTGGATCTGGAACGAGTGGAACAACCTCAACGTTGAAAACATTCTCATCGCCATCGTCATTATCGGCGTGGTGGGTTTGCTGCTGGAGCAGGGGCTGATGCTGATCGCCCGTCGTTTCAGCTGGCAGGAAAAATAA
- a CDS encoding CmpA/NrtA family ABC transporter substrate-binding protein, which yields MVEWTRRRFLQASALAGGALMLPGVMQAAWAAGSDKPELDTVRVGFIPLTDCAPLAIAAYKGFDKKYGFTLVPTKEASWAAVRDKLVAGELDAAHILYGLLYGLELGIAGKPKPMANLMTLNRNGQAITLSSDLAQQGVRDVEGLKKLIARQAPGSYTFAHTFPTGTHAMWLYYWLASAGINPFDDVRTVVVPPPQMVMNMRIGNMVGFCVGEPWNARAINDRIGFTAATSQSIWPEHPEKVLGTRSEWVGQHPNTARALVSALLEAQRWIDASPQNKEETAQLLARRAWLNTKEQYLTGRMLGEYDNGTGHRWQDANPIRFFEDGAVSYPWHSDGMWFLTQFRRWGLLKTDPDYAAIAQRINRTDVWQDAATAVGGIRAPSSPLRSSTLMDGTVWNGTDPKGYANSFAIHRTGA from the coding sequence ATGGTGGAATGGACAAGACGGCGTTTTTTACAGGCCAGCGCGCTGGCCGGCGGGGCGCTCATGTTGCCGGGCGTGATGCAGGCTGCGTGGGCCGCAGGCTCCGATAAACCGGAACTCGATACCGTGCGCGTCGGCTTTATTCCGCTGACCGACTGCGCGCCGCTGGCCATCGCGGCATATAAAGGTTTCGATAAAAAATACGGCTTCACCCTGGTGCCCACTAAAGAGGCCAGCTGGGCGGCGGTGCGCGACAAGCTGGTCGCCGGGGAGCTGGACGCGGCGCACATTCTCTATGGCCTGCTGTACGGTCTGGAGCTGGGGATCGCCGGTAAACCCAAACCGATGGCCAACCTGATGACCCTCAACCGCAACGGGCAGGCGATCACCCTGTCGAGCGATCTGGCCCAGCAGGGCGTGCGCGACGTTGAGGGGCTGAAAAAGCTTATCGCCCGGCAGGCGCCGGGCAGCTATACCTTCGCCCATACCTTTCCCACCGGCACCCATGCCATGTGGCTCTACTACTGGCTGGCGAGCGCAGGCATTAACCCGTTTGACGATGTGCGCACCGTGGTGGTGCCGCCGCCGCAGATGGTGATGAACATGCGCATCGGCAATATGGTCGGCTTTTGCGTCGGCGAGCCGTGGAACGCCCGCGCCATTAACGATCGCATCGGCTTTACCGCCGCCACCTCGCAGTCGATCTGGCCGGAACACCCGGAAAAAGTGCTCGGCACCCGCAGCGAGTGGGTCGGGCAGCATCCGAACACCGCCCGGGCGCTGGTGAGCGCCCTGCTGGAGGCCCAGCGCTGGATCGACGCCTCGCCGCAGAACAAAGAAGAAACCGCTCAGCTGCTGGCCCGTCGCGCCTGGCTCAACACCAAGGAGCAGTACCTCACCGGCCGCATGTTGGGGGAGTACGACAACGGAACCGGCCACCGCTGGCAGGATGCCAACCCGATCCGTTTCTTTGAGGACGGGGCGGTGAGCTATCCGTGGCACTCCGACGGGATGTGGTTCCTGACCCAGTTCCGCCGCTGGGGGCTGCTGAAAACCGATCCTGACTACGCCGCCATCGCGCAGCGCATCAACCGCACCGACGTCTGGCAGGACGCCGCCACCGCAGTAGGGGGCATTCGCGCGCCATCTTCGCCGCTGCGCAGCAGCACCCTGATGGACGGCACCGTCTGGAACGGCACCGATCCGAAGGGTTACGCCAACAGTTTCGCTATTCACCGTACAGGGGCCTGA
- the nasR gene encoding nitrate regulatory protein NasR (NasR is a transcription antiterminator and transcriptional regulator for the nasFEDCBA operon), producing the protein MTINTGRPPGATEWYQQARLLRKAQLCKLAQLGTLVSRIGHLAHMLQCERGASNIWLCSQGALYALECKASRALVDDYLQALHQALGTPLMASGALCERVANALQSLEQLPGLREAITDCALPATTAMERYGRMLRNLLSIVPQLNDSIDDPQIAGRFVALYSLMQGKELVGQERALGAIGFTQGFFSDEMRQTLVDRIDGQQTCFEVFLSLTPASLHNHFTLSVPGAEVEQLRRLACTRQPAADQGVLALHWFSLQTERLEHLRTLEEMLIDDLMLAVESLISRADDEPPAEPQTDEPLALYPQKPLLPLVRQQAQEIEQLSRQLASMRDTLEERKIIDKAKSVLMTHQQMSEEQAWCQLRKMAMDKNQRMVDIARALLTVKALWQP; encoded by the coding sequence ATGACGATAAACACGGGCCGTCCACCCGGCGCCACTGAATGGTACCAGCAGGCCAGACTGCTGCGGAAAGCGCAGCTGTGCAAACTGGCGCAGCTGGGCACCCTGGTCAGCCGGATCGGCCATCTTGCCCACATGCTACAGTGCGAGCGCGGAGCCTCCAACATCTGGCTCTGCTCACAGGGGGCGCTGTACGCCCTGGAGTGTAAAGCCAGCCGCGCGCTGGTGGACGATTATCTGCAGGCGCTGCATCAGGCTCTCGGCACGCCGCTGATGGCCAGCGGTGCCCTGTGCGAGCGGGTCGCCAACGCCCTGCAAAGCCTGGAGCAACTTCCCGGGCTTCGCGAGGCAATTACAGATTGCGCGCTGCCCGCGACAACGGCGATGGAGCGCTATGGCCGCATGCTGCGTAACCTGCTCAGTATTGTGCCGCAACTTAATGACAGCATTGACGATCCGCAAATCGCGGGCAGATTTGTCGCCCTTTACAGCCTGATGCAGGGCAAAGAGCTGGTAGGACAGGAGAGGGCCCTGGGAGCGATTGGCTTTACCCAGGGCTTTTTCAGCGACGAAATGCGCCAGACGCTGGTGGACCGGATCGACGGGCAGCAAACCTGTTTTGAGGTCTTCCTCTCCCTTACGCCTGCCAGCCTGCATAACCACTTCACACTCAGCGTGCCGGGAGCGGAAGTTGAACAGCTGCGGCGGCTGGCCTGTACCCGGCAACCCGCTGCGGATCAAGGCGTGCTGGCGCTGCACTGGTTCTCGCTGCAAACCGAGCGCCTTGAACATCTGCGCACCCTGGAAGAGATGCTCATCGACGATCTGATGCTGGCGGTAGAGTCGCTGATTAGCCGGGCCGACGACGAGCCGCCCGCCGAGCCGCAAACGGATGAGCCGCTGGCGCTCTACCCGCAGAAACCCCTGCTGCCGCTGGTGCGCCAGCAGGCGCAGGAGATCGAACAGCTCTCCCGCCAGCTGGCCTCAATGCGCGACACCCTGGAGGAGCGCAAAATCATCGACAAGGCCAAAAGCGTGCTGATGACCCATCAGCAGATGAGCGAGGAGCAGGCCTGGTGCCAGTTGCGCAAGATGGCGATGGATAAAAACCAGAGGATGGTGGATATCGCCCGGGCGCTGCTGACGGTCAAAGCCCTCTGGCAGCCGTGA
- a CDS encoding DsrE/DsrF/TusD sulfur relay family protein codes for MQKIVIVANGAAYGSESLFNSLRLAIALREQESDLDLRLFLMSDAVTAGLRGQKPAEGYNIQQMLEILTAQNVTVKLCKTCTDGRGISALPLIEGVEIDTLVELAQWTLSADKLLTF; via the coding sequence ATGCAGAAGATTGTGATTGTCGCCAACGGCGCGGCCTACGGCAGCGAATCCCTGTTTAACAGCCTGCGGCTGGCCATTGCCTTGCGCGAACAGGAGAGCGACCTGGATCTGCGCCTGTTTTTAATGTCCGATGCGGTGACCGCCGGACTGCGCGGCCAGAAGCCTGCGGAGGGCTATAACATTCAGCAGATGCTGGAGATCCTGACGGCGCAGAACGTGACGGTAAAACTGTGCAAAACCTGCACCGATGGCCGCGGCATCAGCGCCCTGCCGCTGATCGAGGGGGTCGAGATTGACACCCTGGTAGAGCTGGCGCAGTGGACGTTATCCGCCGATAAACTATTAACATTTTAA
- a CDS encoding methyl-accepting chemotaxis protein produces MFRSIRARIIAATVGCLIAALVLNTVINFQVTRQDNQQSQRSMLASTSASHSMAIADWVSSKTTIINSLQNVALSDDPVPVFKQLAQAGGFINVYAGYASKTAKFSNPDGVPADYDPTVRPWYQQAVKEDRAIVTAPYVDTGTKKLVVTFAVPVKENGELKAVLAGDVAMDSVIANVRGIHPTPASSGLLVDSDGSVIAASDPELTLKPFKDVISGVDLAALKNGNSADGQYNGVAKTFSATPIAGTQWQLIVALDSDDATSGMRTLLKASSLSLVILVLLSAVVVHFVIARLLKRLSEIRDAMHAIANGTNDLSQRLPEKGDDEVAQIAHAFNAFSDKLSVVMVQLRDASASVKNAAQEIAAGNQDLSGRTERAASSLRETASAVEQITASVAQSTESAAVANEQAGKAAEAATRGGSVVSQAITTMQSIEAASTKIGDITSVIDGIAFQTNILALNASVEAARAGEQGRGFAVVAGEVRNLASRSAQAAKEIKSLIDSTTDSVATGSRYVHLAGQSMDEIVTSIGSMSGIMREITVATSEQMKGIQEINRAVLNLDSMVQQNAELVVESAAAASALQGQAGDLAETAGHFRI; encoded by the coding sequence ATGTTCAGGTCAATTCGCGCTCGTATTATTGCGGCGACGGTCGGATGTCTGATCGCCGCGCTTGTACTGAATACCGTGATCAATTTCCAGGTCACGCGTCAGGATAATCAACAGTCGCAACGCTCCATGCTCGCCAGTACCAGCGCCAGCCACAGCATGGCGATTGCCGACTGGGTCAGCAGCAAGACAACCATCATCAACTCCCTGCAAAACGTTGCCCTGAGCGACGATCCGGTCCCGGTGTTTAAACAGCTGGCGCAGGCGGGCGGATTTATCAACGTCTATGCCGGATATGCCAGCAAAACCGCGAAGTTCTCCAATCCTGACGGCGTGCCCGCCGACTACGATCCGACGGTGCGCCCGTGGTATCAGCAGGCGGTGAAAGAGGATCGCGCCATTGTCACCGCGCCCTATGTGGATACCGGCACCAAAAAGCTGGTGGTGACCTTCGCCGTGCCGGTGAAAGAGAACGGCGAGTTAAAAGCCGTGCTGGCGGGCGACGTGGCGATGGACAGCGTGATCGCCAACGTGCGCGGCATTCATCCGACCCCGGCCAGCAGCGGGCTGCTGGTGGACAGCGATGGCTCGGTCATTGCCGCAAGCGATCCTGAGCTGACCCTGAAACCCTTTAAGGATGTCATCAGCGGCGTCGATCTGGCGGCGCTGAAGAACGGCAACAGCGCCGACGGCCAGTACAACGGCGTGGCAAAAACCTTCTCTGCGACCCCGATTGCCGGCACCCAATGGCAGCTGATTGTGGCGCTCGACAGCGATGACGCCACCTCGGGGATGCGCACCCTGCTGAAAGCCTCCTCCCTGTCGCTGGTGATCCTCGTGCTGCTCAGCGCGGTGGTGGTGCATTTCGTGATCGCCCGTCTGCTGAAACGCCTGTCGGAGATCCGCGATGCGATGCACGCCATTGCTAACGGCACCAACGATCTCTCCCAGCGCCTGCCGGAGAAAGGTGACGATGAGGTGGCGCAGATCGCCCATGCGTTCAACGCCTTCAGCGACAAGCTCTCGGTGGTGATGGTGCAGCTGCGCGACGCCAGCGCCTCGGTGAAAAACGCCGCTCAGGAGATTGCCGCCGGTAACCAGGATCTCTCTGGCCGTACCGAGCGGGCCGCCTCCAGCCTGCGTGAAACCGCCAGCGCCGTGGAGCAGATCACCGCCTCCGTCGCCCAGTCCACCGAATCTGCCGCCGTGGCGAACGAGCAGGCGGGCAAAGCCGCCGAGGCCGCGACGCGCGGTGGCAGCGTGGTATCGCAGGCGATCACCACCATGCAGTCCATTGAGGCCGCCTCGACCAAAATTGGCGACATCACCAGCGTGATTGACGGCATTGCCTTCCAGACCAACATTCTGGCGCTTAACGCCTCGGTCGAAGCGGCCCGCGCCGGTGAACAGGGTCGTGGCTTTGCGGTCGTGGCGGGGGAAGTGCGCAATCTCGCCAGCCGCAGCGCCCAGGCGGCAAAAGAGATCAAGAGCCTGATCGACTCTACCACCGACAGCGTGGCGACCGGGTCGCGCTACGTGCATCTCGCCGGACAGAGCATGGATGAGATCGTCACCAGCATTGGCAGCATGTCGGGGATCATGCGGGAGATCACTGTAGCCACCAGCGAGCAGATGAAAGGCATTCAGGAGATTAACCGCGCGGTGCTTAACCTGGACAGCATGGTGCAGCAAAACGCCGAGCTGGTGGTGGAGTCGGCCGCTGCGGCCAGCGCCCTGCAGGGTCAGGCAGGCGACCTCGCTGAAACCGCAGGCCATTTCCGCATTTAA
- a CDS encoding DUF1883 domain-containing protein, whose protein sequence is MALVKASLKLFGGDTVVVRCSERCHIHLMSNKAPRKTQADILSVQDRDNAWLTVPYTGTWEVLIDSHSQSLEHSISYVAA, encoded by the coding sequence ATGGCACTGGTAAAAGCAAGTCTGAAGTTGTTTGGCGGGGATACGGTAGTGGTGCGCTGCTCAGAGCGTTGCCATATTCATCTGATGAGTAACAAAGCACCACGTAAAACGCAGGCGGATATTTTAAGCGTGCAGGACAGAGACAACGCCTGGCTCACGGTGCCCTACACCGGGACCTGGGAGGTACTCATCGACAGCCACAGCCAGTCCCTTGAGCACTCCATCAGCTACGTCGCAGCCTGA